In Micrococcus luteus NCTC 2665, a single window of DNA contains:
- the menD gene encoding 2-succinyl-5-enolpyruvyl-6-hydroxy-3-cyclohexene-1-carboxylic-acid synthase, translating to MTSVDSLSVARAVATALIDAGMRDAVVCPGSRSAPLAYALAALERAGEVRLHVRVDERSAGFLAHGLSLASGRPVGVLTTSGTAVGNLLPALMESFHAGTRVIALTADRPPELHGTGANQTTDQRDVFGTHVRHAASLGCDAADGVDAEQHLRHVRATVRRALLAAEGVVAEAGSDDDGAPGPVTMAEAPAGPVHLNLHFRDPLVPSPEEAAAMGAAAAAPHAPVPAVAPTGASPAPAAAPAYRAPGAVLSGLPELDVARLDQRRTVVLACHGAGPAAAAFALSLGLPLLAEPSSNARFSANAIAAYPLLLGAAGGRDADAHPLAARIERVVLFGRPTLTRTVNALLARPDVAMALHAPEPAPWFEPGRRRETPVETLEELAAFAGQGEPGWLAAWQHASMRAQAAVEDVLVTTDAGDRLSPQTVAHVSAAMVRGPLVLGSSSVIRDVDLTWRPPSAPDAEVYANRGLAGIDGTVSTAAGVALARGLRTVVLLGDLTALHEAGGLLVGPTETEPDLDLVVVNDDGGAIFASLEHGAVAEAPGMAEPVERLFGTPHGVDLAALAAAYGVPHTRVTDRVDLVRALADPVRGRRLLEVRCDRADRPRVAAALAAAVRATFPPACPVPDPAPDAGPAPAELAAEEAPQ from the coding sequence ATGACCTCCGTCGACTCCCTCTCCGTGGCGCGCGCCGTCGCCACCGCCCTGATCGACGCCGGCATGCGGGACGCGGTGGTCTGCCCCGGCTCCCGCTCCGCCCCGCTGGCCTACGCGCTCGCGGCCCTCGAGCGCGCCGGCGAGGTCCGTCTGCACGTGCGGGTGGACGAGCGCTCGGCCGGCTTCCTCGCCCACGGGCTCTCGTTGGCCTCGGGGCGCCCGGTGGGCGTGCTGACCACGTCGGGCACCGCCGTCGGGAACCTGCTGCCCGCCCTGATGGAGTCCTTCCACGCCGGCACGCGCGTGATCGCGCTGACCGCGGACCGTCCGCCCGAGCTGCACGGCACCGGCGCGAATCAGACCACGGACCAGAGGGACGTGTTCGGCACGCACGTCCGCCATGCCGCCTCCCTCGGCTGCGACGCGGCCGACGGCGTGGACGCCGAGCAGCATCTGCGCCACGTGCGGGCCACCGTGCGCCGGGCCCTGCTGGCGGCCGAGGGGGTCGTCGCCGAGGCCGGTTCCGACGACGACGGCGCACCCGGCCCGGTGACGATGGCAGAGGCCCCGGCCGGACCCGTCCACCTGAACCTGCACTTCCGCGACCCGCTCGTGCCGAGCCCTGAGGAGGCGGCCGCCATGGGCGCCGCCGCCGCGGCGCCGCACGCCCCTGTTCCGGCCGTCGCCCCGACCGGCGCGAGCCCGGCCCCCGCCGCCGCGCCGGCCTACCGGGCACCCGGGGCGGTGCTCTCGGGGCTGCCCGAGCTGGACGTCGCCCGCCTGGACCAGCGGCGCACCGTCGTGCTGGCCTGCCACGGCGCCGGCCCCGCAGCCGCGGCCTTCGCGCTGTCCCTGGGCCTGCCCCTGCTGGCCGAGCCGTCCTCGAACGCGCGGTTCTCCGCCAACGCCATCGCCGCGTATCCGCTCCTGCTGGGCGCGGCCGGCGGGCGCGACGCGGACGCACACCCCCTGGCCGCACGCATCGAACGGGTCGTGCTGTTCGGTCGGCCCACGCTCACCCGGACGGTCAACGCGCTGCTGGCCCGCCCCGACGTCGCCATGGCCCTGCACGCCCCCGAGCCCGCCCCGTGGTTCGAGCCGGGCCGGCGCCGGGAGACGCCCGTGGAGACCCTCGAGGAGCTCGCCGCCTTCGCCGGGCAGGGCGAGCCCGGCTGGCTCGCCGCGTGGCAGCACGCCTCGATGCGCGCCCAAGCCGCCGTGGAGGACGTGCTCGTCACCACCGACGCCGGCGACCGGCTCAGCCCGCAGACGGTGGCGCACGTGAGCGCCGCCATGGTCCGGGGCCCGCTCGTGCTGGGCTCGTCCTCGGTGATCCGGGACGTGGACCTGACCTGGCGGCCCCCCTCGGCGCCGGACGCGGAGGTGTACGCCAACCGCGGGCTCGCCGGGATCGACGGGACCGTCTCCACGGCCGCGGGCGTCGCCCTGGCGCGCGGGCTGCGGACCGTGGTCCTGCTCGGCGACCTCACCGCCCTGCACGAGGCGGGCGGCCTGCTCGTGGGCCCCACCGAGACCGAGCCGGATCTCGACCTCGTGGTCGTCAACGACGACGGCGGGGCGATCTTCGCGAGCCTCGAACACGGGGCCGTGGCCGAGGCGCCCGGCATGGCGGAGCCCGTCGAGCGGCTCTTCGGCACCCCGCACGGCGTGGACCTGGCCGCCCTGGCCGCCGCGTACGGCGTCCCGCACACGCGGGTCACCGACCGCGTCGACCTCGTCCGGGCCCTCGCCGACCCGGTACGGGGCCGGCGCCTGCTCGAGGTCCGCTGCGACCGCGCCGACCGCCCGCGCGTCGCCGCCGCCCTGGCCGCGGCGGTGCGCGCCACGTTCCCGCCGGCGTGCCCCGTCCCGGACCCCGCGCCGGACGCCGGCCCGGCCCCCGCCGAGCTCGCCGCCGAGGAGGCCCCCCAGTGA
- a CDS encoding PhoX family protein, which yields MLKRLLPMAGHTRGNRSAVTCELKCGNACAHPVPNTSANPTFQQIAETAISRRSALVGGTGLAAAVVIGSQVAQAPEALADNGRRPTGGGKLPFEPIAPVTRTVDTMTVPEGYDWGTVIRWGDPLFADSPEFDIEHQTGASQAAQFGYNNDYLNIITDGGNDRSGYLVSNHEYTNENIMFSPEYIASNFEDVVNVGLQAHGLSIVDLKRAKRGAPWEYVRGGRRNRRITGTTEFEVRGPAAGHALLTTVEDPTGTRVLGTLNNCAGGTTPWGTVLSGEENFNQYFKGRGTAEEKRYGISASATRRGWEKVHDRFDLTKPGYENEANRFGWVVEIDPEDPTSTPVKHTLLGRFKHEAGTAVISPSGHAVVYSGDDERHDYLYKFVSAEKVREGDKKHNMRLMDKGTLYVARFSGDSPAAQIDGRGSLPSDGAFDGSGEWIALADEKSSFVPGMSLAEVLVYTRLAADKMGATKMDRPEDVETNPVTGKVYAALTNNTKRTAVDEANPVVGNRDGHVIEITEQGGDHASTAFTWVILLLAGDPAVSSSAYFAGYPKEKVSPISCPDNLAFDSEGNLWISTDGQPGTIGYADALHKVTLDGAERGRVQQFLAVPRDAETCGPVIHDRDNSVFVNVQHPGEDGTWGAHTSSFPDFLSPTGPVQVGDKVAAPRPSVVQVFNATGNNGVGKGAGKEKGNKGKGNKGKGNGKGPKG from the coding sequence ATGCTGAAGCGCCTCCTCCCCATGGCCGGCCACACCCGTGGCAACCGCTCCGCCGTCACGTGCGAGCTCAAGTGCGGCAACGCGTGCGCCCACCCGGTGCCCAACACCTCGGCGAACCCGACCTTCCAGCAGATCGCGGAGACCGCCATCTCGCGCCGCTCCGCCCTGGTCGGCGGCACCGGTCTCGCCGCCGCCGTCGTCATCGGCTCCCAGGTGGCCCAGGCCCCCGAGGCGCTCGCAGACAACGGCCGGCGCCCGACCGGCGGCGGCAAGCTCCCCTTCGAGCCCATCGCCCCGGTGACCCGCACCGTGGACACCATGACCGTGCCGGAGGGCTACGACTGGGGCACCGTGATCCGCTGGGGCGACCCGCTGTTCGCCGACTCCCCGGAGTTCGACATCGAGCACCAGACCGGTGCGTCGCAGGCCGCCCAGTTCGGCTACAACAACGACTACCTGAACATCATCACCGACGGCGGCAACGACCGCTCCGGCTACCTCGTCTCCAACCACGAGTACACCAACGAGAACATCATGTTCTCCCCGGAGTACATCGCCTCGAACTTCGAGGACGTCGTCAACGTCGGCCTCCAGGCCCACGGCCTGTCCATCGTGGACCTCAAGCGTGCCAAGCGCGGCGCCCCGTGGGAGTACGTCCGCGGCGGCCGCCGCAACCGCCGCATCACCGGCACCACCGAGTTCGAGGTCCGCGGCCCGGCCGCCGGCCACGCGCTGCTCACGACCGTCGAGGACCCGACCGGCACCCGCGTGCTGGGCACCCTGAACAACTGCGCCGGCGGCACCACCCCGTGGGGCACCGTGCTCTCCGGCGAGGAGAACTTCAACCAGTACTTCAAGGGTCGCGGCACCGCCGAGGAGAAGCGCTACGGCATCTCCGCCTCCGCCACCCGCCGTGGCTGGGAGAAGGTCCACGACCGCTTCGACCTGACCAAGCCCGGCTACGAGAACGAGGCCAACCGCTTCGGCTGGGTCGTCGAGATCGACCCCGAGGACCCGACCTCCACGCCCGTGAAGCACACCCTCCTGGGCCGCTTCAAGCACGAGGCCGGCACCGCCGTGATCTCCCCGTCCGGCCACGCCGTGGTCTACTCCGGCGACGACGAGCGTCACGACTACCTGTACAAGTTCGTCTCCGCCGAGAAGGTCCGCGAGGGCGACAAGAAGCACAACATGCGCCTGATGGACAAGGGCACTCTCTACGTGGCCAGGTTCTCCGGCGACTCCCCGGCCGCCCAGATCGACGGCAGGGGCTCCCTGCCCTCGGACGGCGCCTTCGACGGCTCCGGCGAGTGGATCGCCCTGGCCGACGAGAAGTCGTCCTTCGTCCCGGGCATGTCCCTGGCCGAGGTCCTGGTCTACACCCGCCTCGCGGCCGACAAGATGGGCGCCACCAAGATGGACCGCCCGGAGGACGTCGAGACCAACCCGGTCACCGGCAAGGTCTACGCGGCCCTGACCAACAACACCAAGCGCACCGCCGTGGACGAGGCCAACCCGGTCGTCGGCAACCGCGACGGCCACGTCATCGAGATCACCGAGCAGGGCGGGGATCACGCCTCCACCGCCTTCACCTGGGTGATCCTGCTGCTCGCCGGCGACCCGGCGGTCTCCTCCTCGGCCTACTTCGCCGGCTACCCGAAGGAGAAGGTCTCCCCGATCTCCTGCCCGGACAACCTGGCGTTCGACTCCGAGGGCAACCTCTGGATCTCCACCGACGGCCAGCCCGGCACCATCGGCTACGCCGACGCGCTGCACAAGGTCACCCTCGACGGCGCCGAGCGCGGCCGCGTCCAGCAGTTCCTCGCCGTCCCGCGCGACGCCGAGACCTGCGGCCCCGTGATCCACGACCGCGACAACTCCGTGTTCGTCAACGTCCAGCACCCGGGCGAGGACGGCACCTGGGGCGCGCACACCTCCTCCTTCCCGGACTTCCTGAGCCCGACCGGCCCGGTCCAGGTGGGCGACAAGGTCGCGGCCCCGCGTCCGAGCGTCGTCCAGGTGTTCAACGCCACCGGGAACAACGGCGTCGGCAAGGGCGCCGGCAAGGAGAAGGGCAACAAGGGCAAGGGCAACAAGGGCAAGGGCAACGGCAAGGGTCCGAAGGGCTGA
- a CDS encoding o-succinylbenzoate synthase, producing MSTAPALPPLPGAPGGPALPSIEELLADAVAVALPMRVRFRGTDLRHALLLRGPAGWGEFSPFPEYGPHESAAWLAAAIEAGWQGWPAPVRQAVPVNATVPAVDAADVEAVLARYGDGITAVKVKVAEHGPEGELVPGSREADLARVRRVRALLPHAQVRVDANAGWTPTEAVDVLTALADVGLEYAEQPVPGITDLAEVRAELRARGVPTPIAADEAVRKAEDPLAVAAAGAADLIVVKVQPLGGVRRAAAIVAAAGLPAVVSSALDTSVGIAGGAALAACLPSLPHACGLGTAALFEHDVVAPAWGPRAGALPAPGERAPAPDPGLLDRVRADGARQAWWADRVRAAHAVLAAQG from the coding sequence ATGAGCACCGCCCCCGCCCTGCCCCCGCTGCCCGGCGCGCCGGGCGGTCCCGCCCTGCCGAGCATCGAGGAGCTGCTGGCCGACGCCGTCGCGGTCGCCCTGCCGATGCGCGTGCGGTTCCGCGGCACGGACCTGCGCCACGCCCTGCTGCTGCGCGGCCCGGCGGGCTGGGGCGAGTTCTCCCCGTTCCCGGAGTACGGTCCACACGAGAGCGCCGCGTGGCTCGCCGCCGCGATCGAGGCCGGCTGGCAGGGCTGGCCCGCCCCGGTCCGCCAGGCCGTCCCCGTCAACGCCACCGTGCCCGCGGTGGACGCGGCCGACGTCGAGGCCGTCCTGGCCCGCTACGGCGACGGCATCACCGCGGTCAAGGTCAAGGTGGCGGAGCACGGCCCCGAGGGCGAGCTCGTCCCCGGCAGCCGCGAGGCCGACCTGGCCCGCGTGCGGCGGGTGCGCGCGCTGCTGCCCCACGCGCAGGTCCGCGTCGACGCCAACGCCGGCTGGACGCCCACCGAGGCCGTGGACGTGCTCACCGCGCTGGCCGACGTGGGCCTCGAGTACGCGGAGCAGCCCGTGCCCGGCATCACCGACCTCGCGGAGGTCCGCGCGGAGCTGCGCGCCCGGGGCGTCCCCACCCCGATCGCCGCGGACGAGGCGGTCCGCAAGGCCGAGGACCCCCTCGCCGTCGCGGCCGCCGGCGCCGCGGACCTGATCGTGGTAAAGGTCCAGCCGCTCGGGGGCGTGCGCCGGGCCGCGGCGATCGTGGCGGCCGCGGGGCTGCCCGCGGTGGTCTCCTCAGCGCTGGACACCTCCGTGGGCATTGCCGGCGGCGCCGCGCTCGCCGCCTGCCTGCCGTCCCTGCCGCACGCATGCGGGCTCGGCACCGCGGCCCTCTTCGAGCACGACGTCGTCGCCCCGGCCTGGGGCCCCCGCGCGGGGGCCCTCCCGGCACCGGGGGAGCGGGCACCCGCCCCCGACCCGGGCCTGCTCGACCGCGTCCGGGCGGACGGGGCGCGGCAGGCGTGGTGGGCCGACCGCGTGCGAGCGGCCCACGCGGTGCTGGCCGCGCAGGGCTGA
- a CDS encoding phosphatase PAP2 family protein codes for MPPTARAPRHLPSWTWWLALAACVAGVVLVYAALVWSSAGQVLEYQVFRAVEERYADTVPDVASQVVRILPLGLAVGMALASLGALAVARWRRRGLLALVVLVGSNLTTQLLKAALPRPEHADGVPWSGGNSLPSGHMTLATGAAVAALLLVPARWRPLTIVLGAVVSACTGAVAYTEAWHRPSDMAAAALVSAAWGLLAVPFTRYDGAPRPAPRGARGVEATLWSLGVAGLAAGLTLLALTLDTPATSGAGPHPAAEPAGILLSASPTVLLWGALGTAFRRGRAD; via the coding sequence ATGCCCCCCACCGCCCGCGCCCCGCGCCACCTCCCCTCGTGGACGTGGTGGCTGGCGCTGGCCGCGTGCGTGGCCGGCGTCGTGCTGGTCTACGCCGCCCTGGTGTGGTCCTCCGCCGGCCAGGTGCTCGAGTACCAGGTGTTCCGCGCCGTCGAGGAGCGCTACGCGGACACCGTGCCGGACGTGGCCTCCCAGGTGGTGCGGATCCTGCCGCTCGGGCTGGCGGTCGGCATGGCGCTGGCCTCGCTCGGCGCGCTCGCCGTGGCCCGGTGGCGGCGGCGGGGGCTGCTCGCCCTCGTCGTGCTGGTCGGGTCCAACCTCACCACGCAGCTGCTCAAGGCGGCGCTTCCGCGGCCCGAGCACGCCGACGGGGTCCCGTGGTCCGGCGGCAACTCACTGCCCTCGGGCCACATGACGCTCGCGACGGGCGCCGCGGTGGCCGCGCTGCTGCTCGTGCCCGCCCGGTGGCGACCTCTCACCATCGTCCTCGGCGCCGTGGTCAGCGCCTGCACCGGCGCCGTCGCCTACACGGAGGCCTGGCACCGGCCGTCGGACATGGCCGCCGCGGCGCTCGTGTCCGCCGCCTGGGGGCTGCTCGCCGTGCCGTTCACCCGGTACGACGGCGCACCGCGGCCCGCACCGCGCGGCGCCCGCGGCGTGGAGGCCACGCTCTGGTCCCTGGGCGTCGCGGGCCTGGCGGCCGGGTTGACGCTGCTGGCCCTCACCCTCGACACCCCCGCGACCAGCGGCGCCGGCCCCCACCCGGCGGCCGAGCCGGCCGGGATCCTGCTCAGCGCCTCCCCCACGGTCCTGCTGTGGGGCGCGCTCGGCACGGCCTTCCGCCGCGGCCGCGCGGACTGA
- a CDS encoding dihydrolipoamide acetyltransferase family protein produces MSNTFLLPDLGEGLTEADIVRWLVAEGDTVAVDQPMVEVETAKALVEVPSPYAGTVLILHGAEGETMDVGSPLITIGEAGESGEGSAPVAGTETLAVPPSTGAAAAEAARPGALSYREEEMAGVQPKPDKARGGDGDVAGSDDEASGAVLIGYGTSGHKATSRSRPSKRGRGATRPTPAPTAEAGAPRVTSPIVRKLAREKGVDVAALTGTGPDGLITRADVLTAAEGSTPQAAPTPAPSAAAAPAAGAAAQPGAVDGRTGLAVVARTPITGVRKVIADQLSRSRREVPEVTAWLDVDVTALLELRAALKAKDPENAPSLLGLIARFTLAGLRRYPVMNARIEAGADGRDEIVEVDGVHLGLAVQTDRGLMVPSVEHAEKLSADELTAAINDTVSRARAGRAAPAELTRGTFTLNNYGPLGTDGATPIINVPEVGMLGIGRIIDRPWVVDGEIVVRKVTEMTVTFDHRVTDGATASAFLTFVADCLHDPTAALARF; encoded by the coding sequence ATGAGCAACACCTTCCTGCTGCCCGACCTGGGCGAGGGCCTGACCGAGGCCGACATCGTCCGCTGGCTCGTCGCCGAGGGCGACACCGTGGCCGTCGACCAGCCCATGGTCGAGGTCGAGACCGCCAAGGCCCTCGTCGAGGTGCCGAGCCCGTACGCCGGCACCGTGCTGATCCTGCACGGCGCCGAGGGCGAGACGATGGACGTCGGCAGCCCGCTGATCACCATCGGCGAGGCCGGCGAGTCCGGTGAGGGCTCCGCGCCCGTCGCCGGCACCGAGACCCTCGCCGTCCCACCGTCCACCGGTGCGGCCGCGGCCGAGGCCGCCCGCCCCGGCGCGCTGAGCTACCGCGAGGAGGAGATGGCCGGCGTCCAGCCGAAGCCGGACAAGGCCCGCGGCGGCGACGGCGACGTCGCCGGCTCCGACGACGAGGCCTCCGGCGCCGTGCTCATCGGCTACGGCACCTCCGGCCACAAGGCCACCTCCCGCAGTCGTCCGTCCAAGCGCGGCCGCGGCGCCACCCGCCCGACGCCGGCCCCCACGGCCGAGGCCGGCGCCCCGCGCGTGACCTCCCCGATCGTCCGCAAGCTCGCCCGCGAGAAGGGCGTGGACGTGGCCGCGCTGACCGGCACGGGCCCGGACGGCCTGATCACCCGCGCCGACGTGCTCACCGCGGCCGAGGGCTCCACCCCGCAGGCCGCCCCGACCCCGGCGCCGTCGGCCGCCGCCGCCCCGGCGGCCGGGGCCGCCGCGCAGCCGGGCGCCGTGGACGGGCGGACCGGCCTGGCCGTCGTCGCCCGCACCCCGATCACGGGGGTGCGCAAGGTGATCGCGGACCAGCTCTCCCGCTCGCGCCGCGAGGTCCCGGAGGTCACGGCGTGGCTGGACGTCGACGTCACCGCCCTGCTCGAGCTGCGGGCCGCGCTCAAGGCGAAGGACCCGGAGAACGCGCCCTCGCTGCTCGGCCTGATCGCCCGCTTCACCCTGGCCGGCCTGCGCCGGTACCCGGTGATGAACGCGCGCATCGAGGCGGGGGCGGACGGCAGGGACGAGATCGTGGAGGTCGACGGCGTCCACCTCGGCCTGGCCGTGCAGACCGACCGCGGCCTCATGGTGCCGTCGGTCGAGCACGCGGAGAAGCTGTCCGCGGACGAGCTCACCGCCGCCATCAACGACACCGTCAGCCGCGCCCGCGCGGGCCGGGCCGCCCCGGCCGAGCTCACCCGCGGCACGTTCACGCTGAACAACTACGGCCCGCTGGGCACGGACGGCGCCACGCCGATCATCAACGTGCCCGAGGTCGGGATGCTCGGCATCGGCCGGATCATCGACCGCCCGTGGGTCGTGGACGGGGAGATCGTGGTCCGCAAGGTCACCGAGATGACCGTGACCTTCGACCACCGCGTCACCGACGGCGCCACCGCGAGCGCGTTCCTCACGTTCGTGGCGGACTGCCTCCACGATCCGACGGCGGCCCTCGCCCGGTTCTGA
- a CDS encoding alpha-ketoacid dehydrogenase subunit beta, with the protein MATLTFAAALNAALADEMAADDMVVVFGEDVGTLGGVFRITDGLTARFGEERCFDTPLAESGIAGMAVGMALGGARPVIEMQFDAFAYPAFEQIASHVAKMRNRTKGATPMPITIRIPYGGGIGGVEHHCDSSESYYAHTPGLKVYTPASVKDAYMMLRSAIRLDDPVVFMEPKKMYWTKAELDLDQLREEFEEGWARVEDKKEHGEAWARAAVVREGTDVTLVSYGPSVPTCLAAAHAAAEEGLAVEVVDLRTVNPLDEDTMTASVAKTGRAVVVAEPQGFASVASELVARIQQRCFHSLAAPVGRVTGFDIPFPAPKLEEHHLPNIDRILDAIDDLNWDLDAEEARA; encoded by the coding sequence ATGGCGACCCTGACCTTCGCCGCCGCGCTCAACGCGGCGCTGGCCGACGAGATGGCCGCCGACGACATGGTGGTGGTGTTCGGCGAGGACGTCGGCACCCTCGGCGGTGTCTTCCGCATCACGGACGGGCTGACCGCGCGCTTCGGCGAGGAGCGCTGCTTCGACACCCCGCTGGCCGAGTCCGGCATCGCGGGCATGGCCGTGGGCATGGCCCTCGGCGGCGCCCGCCCCGTGATCGAGATGCAGTTCGACGCGTTCGCATACCCGGCCTTCGAGCAGATCGCCTCGCACGTGGCCAAGATGCGCAACCGCACCAAGGGCGCCACGCCCATGCCGATCACCATCCGCATCCCCTACGGCGGCGGCATCGGCGGCGTGGAGCACCACTGCGACTCCTCCGAGTCCTACTACGCGCACACCCCGGGCCTGAAGGTGTACACCCCGGCCTCGGTGAAGGACGCGTACATGATGCTGCGCTCGGCCATCCGTCTGGACGATCCGGTGGTCTTCATGGAGCCCAAGAAGATGTACTGGACCAAGGCCGAGCTCGACCTCGACCAGCTGCGCGAAGAGTTCGAGGAGGGCTGGGCCCGCGTCGAGGACAAGAAGGAGCACGGCGAGGCCTGGGCGCGCGCCGCCGTCGTCCGCGAGGGCACGGACGTCACCCTCGTCTCCTACGGCCCCTCCGTCCCCACCTGCCTCGCCGCCGCCCACGCGGCCGCGGAGGAGGGGCTCGCGGTGGAGGTCGTGGACCTGCGCACCGTGAACCCGCTGGACGAGGACACGATGACCGCCTCGGTCGCCAAGACCGGCCGCGCCGTCGTCGTCGCCGAGCCGCAGGGCTTCGCGTCCGTGGCCTCCGAGCTGGTGGCCCGGATCCAGCAGCGCTGCTTCCACTCGCTGGCGGCGCCCGTGGGCCGCGTGACCGGCTTCGACATCCCGTTCCCCGCGCCGAAGCTCGAGGAGCACCACCTGCCGAACATCGACCGCATCCTGGACGCGATCGACGACCTGAACTGGGACCTGGACGCCGAGGAGGCCCGCGCATGA
- a CDS encoding thiamine pyrophosphate-dependent enzyme, with protein sequence MSDPTPAVPGAARTDEAETRPNAGAAFGISLEEYLLPAARRIQLIGEDGTLLAPEEQGTEPGHEYPLPSAEELLAAYRHLVIGRRVNDQAYALVRQGRMAVYPSSHGQEASEVAAAVCLGEDDWLFPTYRDTVAVIARGVPPLEVMVAYQGTWHQGYDPQKHRVSIQSTPLTTQMLHAVGMAKAARLRGEEVVCLAMVGDGGTSEGDFHEALNFAAVFKLPVIFFVQNNKFAISVPFAKQSAAPSLAHKAVGYGLAGERVDGNDLGALLAVLGRAVELCRQGQGPFLVEADTYRMQAHTNTDDPSRYRDDAEVKEWEARDPLRRMTAYLESTGALTEEVSAQIARDAEDVAQQLRDAMNAETELDPLELFDHVYSVQTPQLAAQRAQLAEELSRSEHQEA encoded by the coding sequence ATGAGTGACCCCACCCCCGCCGTACCCGGGGCCGCCCGGACCGACGAGGCCGAGACCCGCCCGAACGCCGGCGCCGCCTTCGGCATCTCCCTCGAGGAGTACCTGCTCCCCGCCGCCCGCCGCATCCAGCTGATCGGCGAGGACGGCACTCTGCTGGCCCCGGAGGAGCAGGGCACCGAGCCCGGCCATGAGTATCCGCTGCCCTCCGCCGAGGAGCTGCTGGCCGCCTACCGCCACCTCGTCATCGGCCGCCGCGTCAACGACCAGGCCTACGCCCTGGTGCGCCAGGGCCGCATGGCCGTCTATCCGTCCTCGCACGGCCAGGAGGCCTCCGAGGTCGCCGCCGCCGTCTGCCTGGGCGAGGACGACTGGCTGTTCCCGACCTACCGCGACACCGTGGCCGTGATCGCCCGCGGCGTCCCGCCGCTCGAGGTGATGGTGGCCTACCAGGGCACCTGGCATCAGGGCTACGACCCCCAGAAGCACCGCGTCTCCATCCAGTCCACGCCCCTGACCACCCAGATGCTGCACGCCGTCGGGATGGCCAAGGCCGCCCGCCTGCGCGGCGAGGAGGTCGTGTGCCTGGCCATGGTCGGCGACGGCGGCACCTCCGAGGGCGACTTCCACGAGGCGCTGAACTTCGCGGCCGTGTTCAAGCTGCCGGTGATCTTCTTCGTGCAGAACAACAAGTTCGCCATCTCCGTGCCGTTCGCCAAGCAGTCGGCCGCCCCGTCCCTGGCCCACAAGGCCGTGGGCTACGGCCTGGCCGGCGAGCGCGTGGACGGCAACGACCTCGGCGCCCTGCTGGCCGTGCTGGGCCGCGCCGTGGAGCTGTGCCGGCAGGGCCAGGGCCCCTTCCTCGTGGAGGCGGACACCTACCGCATGCAGGCGCACACCAACACGGACGACCCCTCGCGCTACCGCGACGACGCCGAGGTGAAGGAGTGGGAGGCGCGCGACCCGCTGCGCCGCATGACCGCCTACCTCGAGTCCACCGGCGCCCTCACCGAGGAGGTCTCGGCCCAGATCGCCCGCGACGCCGAGGACGTCGCGCAGCAGCTGCGTGACGCCATGAACGCCGAGACGGAGCTCGATCCGCTCGAGCTGTTCGACCACGTCTACTCCGTGCAGACCCCGCAGCTCGCCGCCCAGCGCGCGCAGCTGGCCGAGGAGCTGTCCCGTTCCGAGCACCAGGAGGCCTGA
- a CDS encoding Lrp/AsnC family transcriptional regulator, whose protein sequence is MAAEPLDRVDRAIVRELTRDGRMSVAALAERVHISRAHCYSRLNRLQDAGVITGFTVRVDPVKVGFGASAHVTMKLRQHDWRELRATLLAIPEVSHVSLVGGNMDVILLVRARDTADLRRVIFDELQTLPSVVDTQTYMVFDDQASGQTIPPDETAD, encoded by the coding sequence ATGGCCGCCGAGCCGCTGGACCGCGTGGACCGCGCGATCGTCCGCGAACTGACGCGGGACGGGAGGATGTCCGTCGCGGCCCTGGCCGAGCGCGTGCACATCTCCCGCGCGCACTGCTACTCGCGCCTGAACCGCCTGCAGGACGCGGGCGTGATCACAGGCTTCACCGTGCGGGTCGACCCCGTCAAGGTCGGCTTCGGGGCCTCCGCCCACGTGACCATGAAGCTGCGTCAGCACGACTGGCGCGAGCTGCGCGCCACGCTCCTGGCCATCCCCGAGGTCTCCCACGTCTCCCTCGTGGGCGGGAACATGGACGTGATCCTGCTGGTCCGCGCGCGGGACACCGCCGACCTGCGCCGCGTGATCTTCGACGAACTGCAGACCCTGCCGAGCGTCGTCGACACGCAGACGTACATGGTCTTCGACGACCAGGCCTCCGGGCAGACCATCCCCCCGGACGAGACCGCCGACTGA